The Couchioplanes caeruleus nucleotide sequence GCGGCAGATAGGTGCCGACGCCCGCGAAGTAGAGGCTGTCCCATTTCACCGTCGGTCCTCCTGCAGCGGTTGCGCGAGCGCCGTCAGCGCCTGCTCGGCGGCGCGGTGGCCGGAGCGCACCGCGCCCTCCATGAAGCCGTAGAACTCGGCCGAGGTCTCCGTGCCGCAGCGCACGACCCGGCCGCCCGGCCCGGCGGGTCCCGGCGGACCGCCCCAGCGCCCGGGCTGCCACAGCGTGGCGTAGCACCCGCTGCTGTAGCGGCTGGTGACCCAGTCGGTCACCACGACCTCGCGGGGCGGCGGGACCTCCGGGAAGACAGCGGCGAACTGCCGGCGTACGGCGGCTTCCCGTCGTGTCCCGGACAGGGCCGCGAAGTCCTCCGCGCGCTGTCCGGTGGCGAATCCGGTGAGCACGCCCGGACCGCCGGCCGGACTCACGTCCACTGTGTACATCAGTGGCCCGCGATCGTTCAGCGACCAGCCGGACAGGCCGTGCTCCCGCCACGCCGGGCGGTCGAAGAGCAGGTGTGTCTTGACCGCACGACCGCGGACGGCGCCGTCGGCCGTGGTGCCGCACACCGCGGCGGCGAGCGGCGGCGGCAGGGCGACCACGGCCACACCGGCCCGGTGTACGCCGTGACGAGTCGTCACGGACACCCCGGTCGTCCCGGTTTCGACGCGGACGACCGGGGTGTCGAGCACCGGTGGCCGGGGCAGCGTCCGGGCCAGCGCCCCGGCGATCCGCTGAGCGCCCCCGTCGACCCGGAACTCCTGGGCGCCTGACCGGAACGCGTTGAGGTACCGCAGCCCGCCGCCGGATCGAAGGTAGAAGCCCAGGCACAGCGCGGACAGGTCGTCCATCTCGGCCGCGACCAGCTGTCCCAGGTAGAGCGGGGCGAACGCCAGCGCGCCGGGATCGGCCACCCGGCGGCGGATCCACTGTCCCGCGGTCAGCTCGTGCAGCTCGGCCGCCGCGGCGTGCGGCTCTGCGGGGTCCACGGCCGCGGCGAGGTCGTGCAGCGCCTCGAACAGCTCGCCCAGCCCGGCCGCGTCGTACGGCGGGATCCGGAACGGCGACCGGGACCGCTCGGGCAGGCTGAAGACGCTGTCGCCCTCCTCGTCGGCGCTCACCCGGGACAGTCCGAACCGGTCCAGCAGCTCCTGCACCGCGGTGTGCCGTTCCCCGAGGTACGCGGCGCCCCCGTCGGTCACCAGACCCGGCGCGAGCGGCACGCCGCGTACCCGCCCGCCGACGCGCCCGCGCGCCTCGAGCACGAGCACGTCGGCGCCGCCTGCCGCCAGATCGTGCGCCGCGGTGAGCCCCGCCAGGCCGGCTCCCACGACCACCACGTCGGGCACGGTCACCGCGAGGCCGAATCCGCCGCCAGCGAGTCGAGGAGCTCGTCCAGCGCGCGCGGCGTCGGGGCCTGGGTGAACTCCGCGAACGTGACGTCGACGTCGTAGTCGCGGCGCAGCCGGCCGATCACCCGGGTGACGAGCAGCGAGTCGCCGCCCAGGAGGAAGAAGTTCGAGTCGGGCCGTACGCCGCCGGTCTCCAGCACCTCGCCGAAGATGCCGATCAGGCGGTCTAGGCCGACCGGGTTGTCGCTCATCGCTCGCTCCACTCCTTGGACAGCCGGGCATAGTCGGTCTTGCCGCTGGTCGTACGGGGCAGGGCGGCCCGTACCAGCAGCCGGGCGGGCACCAGGTGGGCCGGCATCGCGCCGCGCAACCGGTCGAGCAGGCTCTCGGCGTCGGTCTCCGCGGCGCCGGTCTCCGTGGTGCCCACGACATACGCGACCAGCGCCGTACGGCCGGCGAGCGGCACCCCGATGACCGCCGCGTCCGGCACCCCGGCGCACCGGATGATCTCGGCCTCGACGTCGCCCGGGTCGATCCGGACCCCGCGCACCTTCAGCTGCCGGTCCACCCGGCCGCGGTACAGGAGCACCCCGTCCGGACCCTCGTCGACGAGGTCGCCGGTGCGGAACCAGCCGTCGGCGAAGCGCTGGGCGGTGGCCTCGGAATCGCCCCGGTAGCCGCAAGCCACGGACGGGCCGCCGACGCGCAGCAGCCCCAGCGCGCCGTGCGGTTCCAGCCGTTGCCGGACGTGCGGCAGCGGCCGTCCGATCGGCGCCTCGGCGAGCCCGGTCACCGCGGGCCCGGCGGACGGCCCCGACAGGTCGACGGCGTGTGTGATCAGCGCGGTCTCGGTGCAGCCGTACGTGTTGAGCAGCCGTACGTCCCCGGTCGGCAGGCCGCGCCAGGTGGCCAGCCGGACCGGGTTGATGCCCTCGCCGCCGATCACCAGCAGCCGAAGCGACTCGGGCAGGCGTACGCGCTCCTCGGCCAGGTGCAGGACCAGCTCGTGCCAGAAGGCGGTGGGCAGGTTCAGCACGCTGATCCGTTCGCGGGCCAGCAGGCCGAGGATGCGGGCGAACGAGCCGGAGTGCGCGTCGTCGTCGATGACCAGGGTCGCGCCGCTGGTCAGCGCGGGCAGGATCTCCTCGAAGCAGGTGTCCCAGCTCGGCGAGGCGAACTGCAGGAAGCGGTCGGCCGGGGTCGCCGCGAAGAGCTGCCGCAACGATCCGGTCGCGGCCGCGATGGCCCGGTGCGGCACCTCCACCGGCCGTGGCGTGCCGGTCGAACCGGAGGTGAACAGCACGTACGCGATCCCCTCCGGCCCGGGCTCGGCGCCGCCCGCTACCGGTCCCGCCGGCGGCGGCTCGGCGTCGAGCTCGCGGGTGCAGCCGGCCGCGTCGAGCATCGCCGTCCGGCGCGCCACGGGCAGCGCAGGGTCGATGGGGCAGTAGGTCGCCCCGGCGAGCAGCACGCCGAGGAAGTTGGCGATCAGCTCGACGCCCCGTACGGCCGGGACCGCCACGGTCTCCCCGGCGGTGAGCCCGGCCGCCACCGCGTGGGCCCGCGCGATCAGCTCGCCGTACGTCGTCACAGCGCCGTTCCGGACGATCGCGGGCGCGTCCGGGTTCCGCTCCGCCACCCGCAGCACATCGGTCGCGACGCCCATCAGGACTCCGCCCCGGCCGGGGCGAGCCGCGCCGCCAGATAGCCGGCGAGCGCGCGGATCGTCGGATGGTCGAAGACCAGCGAGGCCGAGAGCGGCACCCGCAGCGCGGTCTCCAGCGCGTTCTTGAACTCGACGCTGATCATGGAGTCCAGGCCGAGCTCGATGAAGCGCGCGTCGAAGGAGATGTCCTCGACCGCGTCGAAGTAGAGCACCGCGGCCGCTTGCGCCCGCACGATCGTCAGCAACGCCTCCTCGCGCGCGGCCGGATCGAGCTTCAGCAACGCCTCCCGGTCGACGCCGGAGCCCGACCCGCCGGTGTGCTCGGCCAGCTCGGCCAGGATCGCGTTCGGCACCTTCTGGGTGGCGGCGAACCGTTCCCAGTCCACGTCGGCGACGAGCGCCTGCGGCTGGCTGCGGGCGAGCGCCCGGAAGCAGGCCGCCATCGCCTGCTCCGGGTCCAGCGGCGTGTATCCGCGGCCGGCGAGCTGGGCCGCCTGCTGATCGTCCATCCGGGCGGCCATGCCGACCTCGCCCCACGGTCCCCAGTTGACGCTCAGCCCGGCCCGGTTGCCGGCCCGGCGCCAGTGCATCAGCCG carries:
- a CDS encoding flavin monoamine oxidase family protein, which translates into the protein MVVVGAGLAGLTAAHDLAAGGADVLVLEARGRVGGRVRGVPLAPGLVTDGGAAYLGERHTAVQELLDRFGLSRVSADEEGDSVFSLPERSRSPFRIPPYDAAGLGELFEALHDLAAAVDPAEPHAAAAELHELTAGQWIRRRVADPGALAFAPLYLGQLVAAEMDDLSALCLGFYLRSGGGLRYLNAFRSGAQEFRVDGGAQRIAGALARTLPRPPVLDTPVVRVETGTTGVSVTTRHGVHRAGVAVVALPPPLAAAVCGTTADGAVRGRAVKTHLLFDRPAWREHGLSGWSLNDRGPLMYTVDVSPAGGPGVLTGFATGQRAEDFAALSGTRREAAVRRQFAAVFPEVPPPREVVVTDWVTSRYSSGCYATLWQPGRWGGPPGPAGPGGRVVRCGTETSAEFYGFMEGAVRSGHRAAEQALTALAQPLQEDRR
- a CDS encoding amino acid adenylation domain-containing protein — translated: MGVATDVLRVAERNPDAPAIVRNGAVTTYGELIARAHAVAAGLTAGETVAVPAVRGVELIANFLGVLLAGATYCPIDPALPVARRTAMLDAAGCTRELDAEPPPAGPVAGGAEPGPEGIAYVLFTSGSTGTPRPVEVPHRAIAAATGSLRQLFAATPADRFLQFASPSWDTCFEEILPALTSGATLVIDDDAHSGSFARILGLLARERISVLNLPTAFWHELVLHLAEERVRLPESLRLLVIGGEGINPVRLATWRGLPTGDVRLLNTYGCTETALITHAVDLSGPSAGPAVTGLAEAPIGRPLPHVRQRLEPHGALGLLRVGGPSVACGYRGDSEATAQRFADGWFRTGDLVDEGPDGVLLYRGRVDRQLKVRGVRIDPGDVEAEIIRCAGVPDAAVIGVPLAGRTALVAYVVGTTETGAAETDAESLLDRLRGAMPAHLVPARLLVRAALPRTTSGKTDYARLSKEWSER
- a CDS encoding acyl carrier protein is translated as MSDNPVGLDRLIGIFGEVLETGGVRPDSNFFLLGGDSLLVTRVIGRLRRDYDVDVTFAEFTQAPTPRALDELLDSLAADSASR